Proteins encoded within one genomic window of Brassica rapa cultivar Chiifu-401-42 chromosome A09, CAAS_Brap_v3.01, whole genome shotgun sequence:
- the LOC103838668 gene encoding GDSL esterase/lipase LIP-4 produces MATLLPHSDSFSFFFVIFISLAVLSHRHPSATAAAGCQAPPVIFNFGDSNSDTGGLVAGLGYLVGLPNGRSFFRRSTGRLCDGRLLIDFLCQSLNTSLLRPYLDSLDGSRFQNGANFAIVGSTTLPKNVPFSLNIQLMQFLHFKSKSLELASTSNPSKGMFISESGFRNALYMIDIGQNDIARSFSIGNSYSQTVKLIPQFISEIKTSIKRLYDEGGRRFWIHNTGPLGCLPQKLSMAQSKDLDQHGCLASYNAAAKLFNQMLDHMCERLRIELRDATIIYIDIYAIKYSLIANSKAYGFERPLMACCGYGGSPYNYNAKITCAHRGANVCDKGSRFVSWDGIHYTETANAIVAMKVLSMQYSKPKAPFDFFCRR; encoded by the exons ATGGCAACTCTTCTTCCCCACTCCGATtcattctccttcttctttgttaTATTCATTTCACTGGCTGTTCTTAGTCACCGGCATCCCTCTGCAACAGCCGCAGCAGGTTGTCAAGCTCCGCCAGTGATTTTTAACTTCGGAGATTCTAATTCTGACACGGGCGGACTCGTTGCTGGACTCGGTTACCTCGTTGGCCTCCCTAACGGGCGCTCATTTTTTCGGCGATCCACGGGACGTTTGTGCGACGGACGTCTTCTCATCGATTTCCTCT GCCAGAGTTTGAATACAAGTCTCTTGAGGCCATACTTGGATTCTTTGGATGGGTCAAGGTTCCAAAACGGTGCCAATTTCGCAATTGTTGGATCCACTACTCTCCCCAAAAACGTCCCATTTTCACTCAACATTCAGCTCATGCAATTCCTCCATTTCAAATCCAAATCACTCGAGCTAGCTTCTACTTCAA ATCCGTCAAAGGGGATGTTCATAAGCGAGAGTGGATTCAGAAACGCATTGTACATGATCGATATAGGACAGAACGACATTGCTCGTTCCTTCTCTATAGGCAACTCGTATTCTCAGACTGTCAAGCTGATTCCACAATTTATTTCCGAGATAAAAACCAGCATAAAG AGATTGTATGATGAAGGAGGAAGGAGATTCTGGATCCACAACACTGGTCCACTAGGTTGTCTACCTCAGAAACTTTCAATGGCTCAGAGCAAAGATCTTGATCAGCATGGTTGCTTAGCCAGTTACAACGCGGCAGCAAAACTGTTTAACCAAATGTTAGATCATATGTGTGAGAGACTGAGGATTGAACTGAGAGATGCCACCATAATCTATATTGACATATACGCTATCAAATACAGCCTCATTGCAAATTCCAAAGCATACG GTTTTGAGAGACCCTTAATGGCGTGTTGTGGATACGGTGGGAGTCCTTATAACTACAATGCGAAAATAACATGTGCACATAGAGGCGCAAATGTATGTGACAAAGGATCTCGGTTCGTAAGCTGGGATGGGATTCATTACACTGAGACAGCTAACGCCATTGTAGCCATGAAAGTGCTTTCAATGCAATACTCGAAGCCAAAAGCTCCCTTCGATTTCTTCTGTCGTCGCTGA